CGAGGCGCGCGACCTAGCCCAGGAGATCTACGTGAGGATCTACCGTCATCTCGACGGCTGCAAGGACGCGGACCGTTTCCTGCCCTGGCTGATCAGGATCTCCCGCAATGCCTGCATCGATCATCTGCGCCGCCGCAAGGCCCGTCCGCCGGCCAGGGACATCCCCGCCGAGGATGCCTTGCGGCTCGTCTCGCCGGACGAATCTCCCGACGAGGCGTTCGCCCGCCAGGAGCGTTTGCGGATCGTGGACTTCGCCCTGCAGCAGCTGAGCGAGATCAATCGCGAGATGATCCTGCTGAAGGACATGCAGGGCCTGGCGCTGGAGGACATCGCGGGTCTGCTCGGCCTGCCCCTGGGAACCGTGAAGTCGCGGTCCAGCCGGGCACGGATCGAGCTGGCCAAGGCCGTCCAGACGCTGCTGGGCCCTCCGGCGGAGGAGGCGACGGCATGAACGAGCGCTGCGACCGCTGGT
This is a stretch of genomic DNA from bacterium. It encodes these proteins:
- a CDS encoding sigma-70 family RNA polymerase sigma factor, giving the protein MELAHILESCRAGDELAWEMLVRRYQSRIFGIAYSYLGDSDEARDLAQEIYVRIYRHLDGCKDADRFLPWLIRISRNACIDHLRRRKARPPARDIPAEDALRLVSPDESPDEAFARQERLRIVDFALQQLSEINREMILLKDMQGLALEDIAGLLGLPLGTVKSRSSRARIELAKAVQTLLGPPAEEATA